TCAGCGCTCGAGCTCGTGAAGGAATTCGATCAGACGGCGGTGGCCATCATCAAACACAACAATCCCTGCGGCTGTGCGTTGGGTGCAACGCCGGTCGAGGCCTACGTCAAGGCGCGCGCGACGGATCCTGTGTCGGCGTTCGGCGGGGTGATTGCGTTTAATCGTCCCGTGGATCTGGCGGCGGCGAAGGAGATTACCTCGACGTTTGTCGAAGTGGTCATCGCGCCGGGTTTTGCGGACGATGCGCTGGCGGAACTGAAGCGGAAGAAAGACATTCGCCTTCTGGATGTCGGCCCGCTTAGCAAGGCGACGGCGGAAGGGTATGACCTCAAGAAATTGGTCGGCGGATTAATCGTGCAGGATCGTGATCTGGGCGTCATCAAGGACATCAAAGCCTTGGCGGTGCCGACCTCGCGCAAACCGACCGAGCAGGAATATGCGGCCTGCGCATTTGCCTGGGTAGTCTGCAAACATGTGAAGTCGAATGCCATCATTTACGGCCGTCCCGGTGAAATCGTCGGCATCGGCGCCGGGCAAATGAGTCGGGTGGATTCGGTGAAGCTCGCGGCCATGAAAGCCCAGTCGTCCATGAAGGGCTGCATCATGGCCTCGGATGCATTTTTTCCGTTCCGGGACGGCATCGATGCGGCGGCGGAAGCCGGTATTACCTGTGTGATTCAGCCCGGCGGGTCGATCCGTGATGCGGAAGTGACCAAGGCAGTGGACGAGCATGGGATGGCGATGATTCTCACGGGTATGCGCCACTTCCGCCATTGAGGGACGTTGAAACGGGCTTCCGACTACGTTCTCGATTCGAAAAAATCCTCAACGTAGCCCTGAGGCTACGCCTGCGGTTTTTTCTCGTTTGCGGCCTTGTTGGCAGGCCCGTTTGAACGCCCTCAGGAACGTCGATGGTTCAGGCTGAGTGGGTCCAGTTCGAAGCTTCCCGGCGGGTTCCTCGAGTCTATTCGAACCGTGTGCGTACTTCATTCAAGTAACGGTTGATCTGTGAAGATTCTTGTCGTCGGCAGTGGTGGACGTGAACATGCGCTGGTCTGGAAGATTGCCCAGAGTCCGCGGAAGCCGCAGATCTTTTGCGCGCCGGGAAATGCGGGAATCGAAGGCCTGGCGACCTGCGTCCCGATCAAGGCGGACGACATTGCCGGGATCAAGGCCTTTGCGCTGAAGGAGCAGATCGATCTCACCGTGGTCGGTCCGGAAGCGCCGCTTGCACTCGGGATCGCCGATGAATTCAGGAAGTCGCGGCTGAAAATCTTTGGTCCAACGAAGGCCGCGGCGCGCTTGGAATCCAGCAAAAGTTTCTCGAAAGACATCATGGCGGCCAGCGGGATTCCCACGGCTGTGTCGAGCAGCTTCGAGCGGATGGACCAGGCGCTGGCCTATCTGGATGCTCAGCCTGTGCCTATTGTGGTGAAGGCGGACGGCCTTGCGCAGGGCAAAGGGGTGGTCGTGGCGACGACCCGCGAGGAAGCCAGGCAGGCGGTGCGTGACGCCATGGAAAAGTCTATCTTCG
The window above is part of the Nitrospira sp. CR1.1 genome. Proteins encoded here:
- the purH gene encoding bifunctional phosphoribosylaminoimidazolecarboxamide formyltransferase/IMP cyclohydrolase, with the protein product MASIARALISVSDKTGVVEMAKGLAALGAEILSTGGTAKALRDAGVAVTDVAAYTGSPEILDGRVKTLHPKIHGGLLGRRGVPGHVKQMQQHGIGNIDVVVVNLYPFEATIAKPDCPFEEAIENIDIGGPSMLRSAAKNHEDVLVVVDPTDYARVLEAVKAGSVTPALRRELAMKVFQHTARYDSLIAGYLEKQVQGSEVKFPAVLSLQFERVETLRYGENPHQQGAFYREMHAKEPAVSRGKILHGKAMSYNNFLDSNSALELVKEFDQTAVAIIKHNNPCGCALGATPVEAYVKARATDPVSAFGGVIAFNRPVDLAAAKEITSTFVEVVIAPGFADDALAELKRKKDIRLLDVGPLSKATAEGYDLKKLVGGLIVQDRDLGVIKDIKALAVPTSRKPTEQEYAACAFAWVVCKHVKSNAIIYGRPGEIVGIGAGQMSRVDSVKLAAMKAQSSMKGCIMASDAFFPFRDGIDAAAEAGITCVIQPGGSIRDAEVTKAVDEHGMAMILTGMRHFRH